Proteins found in one Ovis canadensis isolate MfBH-ARS-UI-01 breed Bighorn chromosome 20, ARS-UI_OviCan_v2, whole genome shotgun sequence genomic segment:
- the MDC1 gene encoding mediator of DNA damage checkpoint protein 1 isoform X6 — protein sequence MEDTQILNWEVEEEEEVAESPNESLGYSLEPLAQLHIFSSSYGPEKDFPLYLGKNMIGRMPDCSVALPFSSISKQHAVIEISAWDKAPVLRDCGSLNGTQILRPPKVLSPGVSHRLRDRELILFADLPCQYHRLDVPRPFVSRGPLTVEETPRVQGGTQPSRLLLAEDSEEEVDSLLDKCVVKGPRTSSSATVVPESDEEGPSPAPDGPGPPSAFNLNSDTDEEESQESGAGEASSAARRGTAAETEQPEPVTAEIQIEKDQCSVKERNGDTEIERDVRNGVVPTGVILERSQPSGEDSDTDVSDESGPRRRLVGVRPKRAWSCNFIDSDTDGEDEGIPATPAVVPMKERQIFHEAGTQSPQAPGVARWQGSPADGDTDIEEGEAPPDRSQASVVIDSNTDDEEEVSAALTLACLRESQAGKWNRDPDAEETRAQPVALLERSQASAGGDSDTDVEEEGLPVERRGMVPKGYMDREYSKKSQHPPRDSDTEGKEDESSPGVHLERSQASAQVEDEVPLGPAVALPEKRQVQGIVWPHHTDAEAEGDPAQLPVLRLEEARPPLAGDCELDSENASAVRKSQLPAEKDAGTTWAAAVPEQDRALAIGTQGGSSTAPGEQDLLPVSREDLADMVVDIGTPGEPQPQREGAQTTTGREREPYGNRATDSGDNLHDSEDLDLPATQCFVDRKNQSLEGSLDESWEALATQPFCPRESEASETQTVVTLIDTHASWPSPSRTAQQEQHPESPVHAEPLGMEGREMQTVEKEMGTPRETAERVIPEGGPPQEETKKLPSEGEREDVTGEEELIGGIQGREKNQVFARDTQSQESDKKVKSASTGRGMEIVKVEIETPKETQEKEREKQTLAGEIFESEAGKLVVERESEADGLEVKEPQELLDRSPQIGETEAGDQDQKGQASGLPSEPGAGAGDLQGLASDPVASGSQAGGGRGAPGSPRRQQRGDLNCEMPPAQKASRGDQESPDACLPPAAPEASAALPNSLISQIQKHPAPQSLLFPSLAPLELPVPRTRQNETQEAPETPFSSELNSVHPEPKVRLQASSPVSSLPLEPHPTTPTGQPIALEPISGVSRSRTRSSFDVTASSVVPTAVALQPSTSTDKPVTPKPTLRAPRGRAQRSSVKTPVPSVTTDQPVAPELTAMATRGRAQRSSVKIPKPDNPTTPKPQPSTSTDQPVIPKPTSRAPRGRTPRSSAKTPEPAVPTASELQPAAPKDQPVAPELTSRATRGRTQRSIKTSKPDMPTTPEPQPSTSTEQPVTPKPTSRAPRGRTPRSSAKTPEPVVSTASELQPSALTDEPVTPELTSRATRGRAQRSSVKTPDPVTTTTPELQPSTSTDQLVTPKRTSRAPRGRTRRLSAKTPEPVVPTASELQPSAPADQPVGPWATQCRRHRSSVKTPEPVVPTVPEPQPSTSKDQSVTPEPTSQATESQTHRSSIKTSQPTEPTAPDLKPSSPTDQLVTPKVIAQGGPSRTGRASTASAVLVPTTPGFQSPVPSEQPLPPDPIPEVNCSRRLRATRKHGSPTAHVHEPCTVPPEPNSHSSRNQRHGAVKAAKPLSTIPEPAFAQLPEAPPHTPQVPKEEAADGSGFTPEPQPRASQNHKRPSATAHSPPLQKRLQRGRVPQKAASLKEEEENPVARPRKEEGVVIPGPGKRKREQTEEESQGRPSRSLRRTKPMQESTAPKVLFTGVVDARGERTVLALGGSLASSVAEASHLVTDRIRRTVKFLCALGRGIPILSLAWLHESRKAGCFLPPDEYLVTDPEQEKNFGFSLREALSRAQERRLLEGYEIHVTPGVQPPPPQMGEIISCCGGAILPSMPRSYKPQRFVITCSQDFPRCAVPYRVGLPILSPEFLLTGVLKQEVKPEAFAFSTVEMSST from the exons ATGGAAGACACCCAGATTTTAAACTGGGAAgttgaagaagaggaggaggttgCAGAGAGCCCCAATGAATCTCTGGGGTATAGCTTGGAGCCCCTAGCACAGCTGCATATCTTCAGTAGTTCCTATGGACCAGAAAAAG ACTTCCCACTCTACCTTGGAAAGAACATGATAGGCCGAATGCCTGATTGCTCTGTGGCCCTGCCCTTTTCATCAATATCCAAACAACATGCAGTGATTGAAATCTCTGCCTGGGACAAGGCGCCTGTCCTTCGGGATTGCGGGAGCCTCAATGGCACTCAAATCCTGCGGCCTCCTAAGGTCCTGAGCCCTGGGGTGAGTCATCGTTTGCGGGACCGGGAGTTGATTCTCTTTGCTGACTTGCCCTGCCAGTACCATCGCTTGGATGTCCCCCGGCCTTTTGTCTCCCGGGGCCCTCTAACTGTAGAGGAGACACCCAGGGTACAGGGAGGAACTCaaccctccaggcttctgttGGCTGAGGACTCAGAGGAAGAAGTAG ATTCCCTTTTGGACAAGTGTGTGGTGAAAGGACCAAGGACCTCCTCTTCGGCAACAGTCGTTCCAGAGAG TGATGAAGAAGGGCCTTCCCCTGCCCCAGATGGGCCCGGGCCACCTTCTGCCTTCAACTTGAACAGCGACACGGATGAGGAAGAAAGTCAGGAATCAGGAGCAGGGGAGGCCTCTTCAGCTGCCAGAAGAGGTACCGCTGCAGAGACGGAACAGCCTGAACCTGTCACAGCCGAGATCCAGATTGAGAAGGATCAGTGTTCCGTGAAGGAGAGGAACGGGGACACAGAAATCGAGAGGGATGTGAGGAATGGGGTGGTTCCGACTGGAGTGATTCTGGAGAGGAGCCAGCCTTCTGGGGAGGACAGTGACACAGATGTGAGTGATGAGAGTGGGCCTCGAAGAAGGCTTGTTGGGGTCCGTCCGAAAAGGGCCTGGTCTTGTAACTTCATAGACAGTGATACCGATGGAGAGGACGAGGGGATCCCTGCTACCCCAGCAGTGGTTCCCATGAAGGAGAGGCAGATCTTCCACGAAGCTGGTACACAGAGCCCCCAGGCACCTGGTGTGGCACGTTGGCAGGGGAGCCCAGCTGATGGTGATACAGATATAGAGGAGGGGGAGGCCCCCCCAGACAGAAGCCAAGCCTCCGTGGTGATCGACAGCAATACAGACGATGAGGAAGAAGTCTCAGCAGCACTGACACTGGCATGTCTAAGAGAGAGCCAGGCTGGTAAGTGGAACCGAGATCCAGATGCAGAAGAGACCAGGGCCCAACCCGTGGCCCTTCTGGAGCGAAGCCAGGCCTCTGCTGGGGGAGACAGTGACACAGATGTGGAGGAAGAGGGGCTCCCAGTGGAAAGGAGGGGAATGGTTCCCAAGGGTTACATGGACAGGGAATATTCAAAAAAGAGCCAGCACCCTCCCAGGGACAGTGATACAGAGGGGAAGGAAGATGAGAGCTCACCGGGGGTCCACCTGGAGAGAAGCCAGGCCTCTGCACAAGTGGAGGATGAGGTCCCACTGGGGCCAGCTGTTGCACTTCCGGAGAAGCGTCAGGTACAAGGCATAGTGTGGCCACATCACACCGATGCGGAGGCAGAAGGGGACCCGGCACAGCTCCCCGTGCTGCGTCTAGAGGAAGCCCGGCCTCCTCTAGCTGGGGACTGTGAACTGGATTCGGAGAACGCATCTGCTGTCAGAAAGAGCCAGCTTCCGGCGGAAAAAGATGCTGGGACCACGTGGGCTGCAGCCGTTCCTGAACAGGACAGAGCACTTGCCATCGGGACCCAGGGTGGGTCATCCACGGCACCAGGGGAGCAAGACCTTCTCCCGGTCTCAAGGGAAGACCTAGCAGATATGGTGGTGGACATAGGcactccaggggagccccaaccGCAGAGAGAGGGGGCCCAGACCACcacaggaagggagagagaaccaTATGGGAATAGGGCCACAGACTCTGGAGACAACCTCCACG ATTCTGAAGATCTGGACCTACCAGCTACCCAGTGCTTTGTAGACAGAAAGAATCAGAGCCTGGAAG GTTCCTTGGATGAGTCATGGGAGGCCTTGGCGACACAGCCATTCTGTCCGAGAGAATCTGAGGCCTCCGAGACCCAAACCGTTGTCACCCTCATTGACACCCATGCATCTTGGCCCTCTCCATCTAGGACAGCACAGCAAGAGCAACATCCAGAGAGCCCAGTCCATGCAGAGCCACTGGGGATGGAAGGCAGAGAGATGCAGactgtggagaaagaaatgggtaCCCCAAGAGAAACAGCAGAGAGGGTGATCCCTGAGGGAGGGCCACCGCAGGAGGAAACCAAGAAACTGCCctcagaaggagagagggaagatgtGACGGGAGAGGAAGAATTAATCGGGGGGATACAgggcagagaaaaaaatcaggtgTTTGCTAGAGATACTCAGAGCCAAGAATCtgacaaaaaagtgaaaagtgcaagtacTGGAAGGGGAATGGAGATTGTAAAGGTAGAAATTGAGACACccaaggaaacacaagagaaagagagagaaaagcagactCTCGCAGGGGAAATATTTGAGAGTGAAGCAGGGAAACTGGTagtagagagagagagcgagGCAGATGGGTTAGAAGTCAAGGAACCCCAAGAGCTACTGGACAGAAGCCCACAGATCGGGGAGACAGAGGCGGGGGACCAGGACCAGAAAGGCCAAGCCTCTGGTCTGCCATCAGAGCCTGGAGCAGGGGCAGGAGACCTTCAGGGACTTGCTTCAGACCCAGTAGCTTCTGGGAGTCAGGCAGGTGGAGGAAGGGGAGCCCCAGGGAGCCCCAGGAGGCAGCAGAGAG GTGACTTGAATTGCGAGATGCCACCTGCTCAGAAGGCTTCCAGG GGTGATCAGGAATCCCCAGATGCTTGTCTGCCTCCTGCAGCGCCTGAAGCCTCAGCCGCACTCCCAAATTCCCTCATCTCTCAGATCCAAAAACATCCCGCACCTCAGTCCCTCCTTTTTCCCTCTCTAGCTCCTTTAGAACTGCCTGTTCCCAGGACCAGACAAAATGAGACTCAGGAAGCTCCAGAGACTCCCTTCTCCTCAGAGCTGAACTCTGTCCACCCAGAACCCAAAGTCAGGCTCCAGGCATCCTCTCCAGTTTCTTCTCTACCCCTTGAGCCCCACCCTACCACCCCCACAGGCCAGCCTATTGCCCTTGAACCCATATCTGGGGTCTCTCGGAGCAGGACACGTAGTTCCTTTGATGTAACTGCCTCATCAGTTGTCCCCACAGCCGTTGCACTGCAGCCATCCACCTCCACAGACAAGCCTGTCACCCCTAAGCCCACACTTCGGGCCCCTCGGGGCAGGGCACAGAGGTCTTCTGTCAAAACCCCTGTACCCAGTGTCACCACAGACCAGCCTGTTGCCCCTGAGCTCACAGCTATGGCAACTCGGGGCAGGGCACAGAGGTCTTCTGTCAAGATTCCCAAACCAGATAACCCCACAACACCCAAGCCCCAGCCTTCCACTTCTACAGACCAGCCTGTCATCCCCAAACCCACATCTCGGGCCCCTCGGGGCAGGACACCTAGGTCTTCTGCCAAGACTCCTGAACCAGCTGTCCCCACAGCCTCTGAGCTCCAGCCTGCTGCCCCTAAAGACCAGCCTGTTGCTCCTGAGCTCACATCTAGAGCCACTCGGGGCAGGACACAGAGGTCTATCAAGACTTCCAAACCAGATATGCCCACAACTCCCGAGCCCCAGCCTTCCACTTCCACAGAACAGCCTGTCACCCCCAAACCCACGTCTCGGGCCCCTCGGGGCAGGACACCTAGGTCTTCCGCCAAGACTCCTGAACCAGTTGTCTCCACAGCCTCTGAGCTCCAGCCTTCTGCCCTCACAGATGAGCCTGTCACTCCTGAGCTCACATCTAGGGCTACTCGGGGCCGGGCACAGAGGTCCTCTGTCAAAACCCCTGATCCAGTTACCACCACAACACCTGAGCTCCAGCCTTCCACCTCCACAGACCAGCTTGTCACCCCCAAACGCACATCTCGGGCCCCTCGAGGCAGGACACGTAGGTTGTCTGCCAAGACTCCTGAACCAGTTGTTCCCACAGCCTCTGAGCTCCAGCCTTCTGCCCCTGCAGACCAGCCTGTTGGTCCTTGGGCCACTCAGTGTAGAAGACATAGGTCTTCTGTCAAGACCCCAGAACCAGTTGTCCCCACAGTCCCTGAACCTCAGCCTTCCACTTCTAAAGACCAGTCTgtcactcctgagcccacatctcagGCCACTGAGAGCCAAACACATAGGTCCTCTATCAAGACATCCCAGCCAACGGAACCCACAGCCCCTGACCTCAAACCTTCCTCCCCCACAGACCAGCTTGTCACTCCCAAGGTCATAGCTCAGGGTGGTCCAAGCAGGACAGGAAGGGCTTCCACAGCAAGTGCTGTGCTGGTTCCTACTACCCCTGGATTCCAGTCTCCAGTCCCGTCAGAACAGCCTCTTCCCCCTGACCCCATCCCCGAAGTCAACTGCAGCAGGAGGCTGAGGGCCACTAGGAAACATGGGTCTCCCACAGCTCATGTTCATGAGCCCTGCACCGTACCCCCTGAACCTAACTCCCACTCTTCAAGGAACCAAAGACATGGGGCAGTGAAAGCAGCCAAGCCCCTTAGCACCATTCCTGAGCCTGCCTTTGCCCAGCTCCCCGAGGCACCGCCTCACACTCCCCAGGTGCCAAAGGAGGAGGCAGCAGATGGATCAGGCTTCACCCCAGAGCCCCAGCCTAGGGCCTCTCAAAACCACAAGAGGCCTTCAGCTACTGCACATTCACCTCCACTTCAAAAACGGCTCCAGAGAGGGAGAGTCCCTCAGAAGGCAGCATCCcttaaggaagaagaagaaaatccagTAGCGAGGCCGAGGAAGGAAGAG GGTGTAGTGATTCCAGGTCCaggcaagagaaagagagagcagacAGAAGAGGAGTCCCAGGGAAGACCGAGCCGCAGCCTGCGACGGACCAAACCGATGCAGGAGTCCACGGCCCCCAAA GTGCTGTTCACCGGTGTGGTGGATGCTCGCGGAGAGAGGACGGTGCTGGCCTTGGGGGGCAGTTTGGCCAGCTCAGTGGCCGAGGCTTCTCACCTGGTGACTGATCGGATCCGCCGGACGGTCAAGTTTCTGTGTGCCCTGGGCCGGGGCATCCCCATCCTCTCCCTGGCCTGGCTGCATGAG TCCCGCAAGGCAGGCTGCTTCTTGCCCCCGGACGAATATTTGGTGACTGATCCTGAGCAGGAGAAGAACTTCGGCTTCAGCCTTCGGGAGGCCCTGAGCCGAGCTCAGGAGCGAAGGCTGCTGGAG GGCTATGAGATTCACGTGACCCCCGGAGTCCAGCCACCGCCACCTCAGATGGGAGAAATCATCAGCTGCTGTGGAGGCGCCATCCTGCCCAGCATGCCCCGGTCCTACAAG CCTCAGAGGTTCGTGATCACATGTTCCCAGGACTTTCCTCGATGTGCTGTTCCATATCGGGTTGGGCTGCCTATCCTCTCACCCGAATTCCTGCTGACGGGAGTACTGAAGCAGGAAGTCAAGCCAGAggcctttgccttctccactgtGGAAATGTCATCCACCTGA